ACAAGGAACAGGTAAGTGTGTACCTGGCGGCTCCCTGGGTGGCGTGGGCCTCGCACCCCACCTGCCGCCGCCGCTGATGAAGACGTCATAGCTCAGTGAATCAGTCGGGTACACCGGCTTGCTGCGTGGCGCTACACTGTAATTTAGATGATGTCTTATTTTGCCTTATTCTTATGGACATCTTTTTACTTGTTCGTTTTCATGTTTTCTGACTCCATCAACCCTCAAGGTCTGTTTCTAAGAAAAGGGGAGGCTGGGGCGACATACGAACAGAAAGTGACTGTCGGTAACCGCAAGCAATTACAGAGGCGGATATGCGTGTCCTCGCGTACTCAGCCTgcactgctgttgttgctgctgccggGTGAGTAATGTCTTCTTCAGAGCGAGTGTCGTGTGATGGGAAGCGgatcggggagagggggagcggcgAAGTGTTACCTCTGCTCTGTGCGCCACTGTTTCCTGTTTTGAAAGGGATATTTGTCTGCACTGTTCATTTCACTCGGAGTGTTTATGGACCGGCCGCTCTCTTCGCAGCTTAGCTACGATTTGACTTCATAGTTACAGCATTACTACAGGGCATCTATACGATCCTTTCGCTACATGTTTACGGATACAGTTCATTCTGAATTATCAAATAGCGTAGCAACGTGTTCCCCAGATACTTGAAAGCCATCCTACTGTTGCGTAAGACACAGCACCCATCTTTCATAATTGGTGGGTGTCTGAGGAAGCCTCGTTAGAGCGGCGTCCCAGGGGCTGAGCAGCCATCGCCTCAAGCGCGTTGGAGCCGTAATTGAAGCCAAAAACCCCGGTCGCCTTTCTGGAGCAAGAAGCCTCGCTCGTCTACCCCCTCACAAGGCTTTACATGGGGAACAGCGGCCATAAGTAACTCCATTCGTAACCAAATGTCGATGTAAAAGATGTAACATGCATGTCGTACAGCCATCAATAACATGCAATTTATAGAAATGTTTCacagtctttgtctgtctatctctctctctctctttctctctctctctctctctctctctctctctctctctctctctctctctctctctctctctctctctctctctctatctatctatctatctatctacatatatatgtatgtatatatacacacacacacaaatatatatatatatatatatatatatatatatatatatatatatatatacatatatatctccctccctccctccctgtccctttcccattcccagcAATATAACCAATATTAACGTCATACATTGATGACGTGGGAAATTTCACATTCATCGCAATTAAGTGAGAGTAACTTAAACGCTTCCTGTAATTAATTCCTTACGATGTGCACAAAAAAAACTCATAATGGTTAGGATTACTCAATAAATGTGTGGATACGAGTGTAGCATCCGCTTCAAGCGCCGCCTTTATACAGCTCCATCTTTCGACACTTCTGCCCGGGAGTTCTCAGCTATATTCCGAGGATTTTCAGTCTAGTACGAAATTCATATTTACCAAAAGTATACTTTCATGTCATATTTTCACGgcctacaaaaaataataataacaataataataataataatacttgataTATGTTCAGTATAATACAGACTATTACGAATCATGCACTTTGTCTATCACATCTTCACAGACGTGGCAAAGTGCATATTTGCATATCATATCTTTACAGCCTACTAGAAATAGATTATCAAAGTAATGCTCCATTTGTATCAGATCTTTAGTATAAAAAGACTGGACAATTATACTCCTAGTGCACCAAAGCTTAGTAAAAGGAATACAGCAAATGTTACTCCTTATTTACTATGCCTCCAAAGTCTAGGATAAAGACATTTCATAAACAATACTCAGAGCACATCGTAGTAAAACATATGCCCTTTTCCCCCTGGCTCTGGGATGATCCGCCTTCACAGCGCTTTCGTTGTATTCATTTCATCATCTCTAAAGTTACTTACGCGATACCGAGCGGAATCGGGCAGGTCGGCGCCGATTCCATTAGCTCAATTGGGCggagatttcttttcttttgtccgaATATTTCTTGTCAAACTCAAAAAGGAAATGTGACTTGcttataccgtttttttttttttttttttttttttttttttttttttttttttttacactatgtCCTTATTTCACAaggcggcaggggagaggggcgcCCTGCCAATAACATAGACGGTGTAAATAAAACACAGAAGGCCGACAATTACCATAGATTCTTataaaacatatcaatatataagtatatcacaTTGAGCACTCACCgcttcaataaaaataatgtaaagtaagagttatttttccttttttctcaaatGAACACAAAAATGTCAACTTTCTGACTAGTTAGTGCGACAACAGATTTAATGTTTCTCCTTAGGCTAATGAACTGAAACAAAATAATGTAAGAATGATCAAATgatgtaagacaaaaaaaaatggaaaagaaaaagacacaagagacagaagagaacaataaaaaaaaaaaaaaaaaagaacaggaggtGAAAAGAACACGATAACAAACATGAACGGATGATTGGCGAacgatatgaatgatgatgaaacatatattctcacaaaaaaaaaaaaaaaaattatggtaataatgcaaTAACCCTGATGTGTCCTGCAAGACACGGATGCCTGTCTCCTTACCCTTACAGTACATCTTTTATGCTCCTCTCTACCatatacaaaataagataaaggataCTTTTTGGTCGGAGATCCATGCGAACAACCTCGATTCAGCATTTCTGAACCCAGCAAAGCCGTCACTCAGTGTCTTAAGTATCTGAGTAGCGTTGCCTTTGCTTTTTATGAATGAACGGAGTAGAGTTACGCTGGCATGAACGCAGAAACAcaaactcacatttatatattctaaaCAAAAAGTGCTTGACGAGATAGGTggaagaaatatacacatatagaggcAAAATAAGAATCCTTGTGATGAAATGAGTTGTAAAATAATTGGAACTAAAGATTCAAATGAATCATCTGAGGCTGGAATGACTCGTCTTCTTCATGACCGAGGAGGACAGGCTAACTCACATGCGATGATGATATGTAGCTCACGGTAACTAAACAGAGTGCtggtgtgtgtacctgtgtgtacatgtgtgtgtgtctgagggcaagattctgtgttttgtgtgtgtgtctttgatgtgagtgtgagagtgtaagtgtgtgtgtgtgtgtgtgtgtgtgtgtgtgtgtgtgtgtgtgtgtgtgtgtgtgtgtgtgtgtgtgtgtgtgtgtgtgtgtgtgtgtgtgtgtgtttgtgtttgtgtttgtgtgtgtgtgtgtgtgtgtgtgtgtgtgtgtgtgtgtgtgtttgtgtttgtgtttgtgtttgtgtgtgtgtttgtgtgtttgtgtgtgtgtgtgtgtgtgtgtgtgtgtgtgtgtgtgtgtgtgtgtgtgtgtgtgtgtgtgtgtgtgtgtgtgtgtgtgtgtgtgtttgtgtttgtgtttgtgtttgtgtttgtgtgtgtgtgtgtgtgtgtgtgtgtttacctttttattgacttttttgcCTACTGTTTGACGTTACAATCTTACAATCTTTTGtaaatgcaaatgtatacatGGAGATCTTTTGTATTTTAAGGTTGAATTTACCTAGGCCTACCACTTGGGAATATGTGTGAATTTACTGGTGGGTCAGTCTACCGGCCAGTGAgaggctgcgtgtgtgtgcgtgcgctcggACGAGAGGACTAGATTGCACCTTGAGACAACACCaactacttgtgtgtgtttgtgtgtgtttgtccgcttTCGGCACAGACacgctttccctcccctcgcctccgccGTCACCTGCGCCTCCTTCGCCAGGGCAGTCAACGGCGTCTTGAGAAGGAGCCGCTCTCGGTACTGGATTCCTGGCACTCATGGCTGGCGAGTTCACGTTCGAATTTCCTCAACACTTCCTTTTTTTCGGTTTCACTGGGACTTCACTGCAGCCTGAGACAGTTTTCATTCCTTTACTGACCGTCCTTCCAGCTGCCATACATAGGCAAGCGACCCGAACTCGCGTGCGTGCTTGTTCGTACTGTCTGCCTTTGAACGGGTCGCCGCGGAAATTcgcgtaaacacacgcacactcggcTCAACAGGACACTAATCGGCTCCTACACTTTGATCCAGACAAGTCTACAAAATGCTCCTTTCACATATGGATTTGATCTGCGTACCAATCCACTATACAGAGTTTGTTATTGATATGGAGTtcagttattttcatttctcagtAAAGGTTCAAGAAATATCAAGGACTTGCCACACCCACAGCTAACGCAAAATAACCTGGAGAGGAAAAGGCTTCGCTTCCCTCGTCGTCAGTCGCACCGCTTTCTCTAACGCCGTCGCTCTCCAACGCTCTCCAACGACGTCGCTCTCCAACGCTGTCGCTCTCCAACGACGTCGCTCTCCAACGCTGTACCCTGAGATCAGTCTGCCATCCACGCCATCACAGATACGCAGCCGCCCGCGCCACCAGACAGGCCCACAACGAGCTCCTCTCCTGCACTGAGCCGCCCCCATGGCCCGTCCACGAAGCACAGGCGGCGTCCTGTCGAGGGAAAAGCGGTCCGCCGGCGTCGCACGCCGCGGGACCTACGTCAGGTTCTCGTAGAGCGGCTCGGCTTCGGGCGGATGGTGCGGCTGCGGATGGAGCGGGTGGTGGTGGCCGCTGTGGCGCCGCCCCGAAGAGCCCCTGCGACCCGGGGGGCGCCGCTGGCCGCGCTCCACCGAGAAGTAGATACGGAAGCGGTCCGTGCGCGAGGGCAGGGGCGGGAGGCCTCGCTCCTGCGGCGTCAGGGGCCGCTCCCGCCGGATGCCACCCACGTAATACACGCTCTCGTAGTCGGAGCCCGAGCCGGCGGGGGAGCAGCGGTGAGGGGGCGCGCTCGGGCAGTAGTAGCGCGAGCGGTTGGGAGAGGTGTTGGGCGTGTCATTGTCGCTGGGCGGAGCCACGCCCCCCGGGCCCAGGGGCTCGTCCTCGCTGTCCGTGTCGGGGAGGATGGGCGAGGGGCACAGGCCTCCGCGAGGGTGCGGAGGGCGCAGAAGGGAGCGCCCGTCGTGTGGCGCCGCCTCGCTGGTGCTGTAACTGCATGTCTCGCTTCCTGAGGAAGAGGACAAGCAcatattcacaaaataatccaccGAAAAGTATATATCTAAGATGTGATAACAGAGATAATAGACTGGAGTCCTCCAAAGCGACATCACAGGAGCCTCACCTGAGGAGATGCTCTGATACAGGTGCTCGGAGGGCGCGGCGCTCCTGGGCTCGGGGGTGTACAGGTGCACGCCCATGGTCATCCCCAGCACCTCCTCGCCGTCGAGAGGCACGGGTTTGAACCGCGGGCGTGTGCGGGCGGGCACgacggagggggcggaggggaggtcGTCGTAGATGATGGCGCCGCTCAGCTCCGTGCAGCCCTTGGGACTGCGGCCGCGCCCGCGCAACCTGCGGGGGGAACGGCACCAGGTTATGCAAGGTCAAGgtataaaaagagacaaaaaggttaggttaggtagcaAAAGTTGCTTCACCTAAAAAATACAGCTCATGAACACGTTTATGCCATTTCCCTAAAAGAGCTACAAGCGTTCTACACTCTCCTACAAAAAATAAAGGAGCATTCCGTACGGCTTAATAGAGCCGATCAGTGAAACAAAAACAGCTCGACTCGCTGAGCCCGACGAGGCCTCCCACGGCCGCCGTCGCCGTTCCGCCGCACTTGAAGCGAATGGCCTTTCCTGCCTTACACCTTCCGGGAATTGCCGAGCCGGCATAACGGATAAGCAGATTGCGAGAAAAAAcacgtaggcatatatatatatataaccataaaagTCCGTGAGCCCATTAACGATCCCTTGAAATTATATGGGAAATAAATGAGCAACAGAGTTTACATTATTTTCTCTCACGTAAAGAGGCGCGGCCGCGGCGGAAATCCTTTCCTAGGCAGGCTTTCCCGCGCCGGAAGCAccgagcggcggcggcgacgtCCGGGGGCGCCGTGACACCTTGCTAATTTGCATACGCAACAGCAGATGGCACAGGCCGCGGCGCCGCCAACAGTCTCTCTCAACGAAACCGCACTTCAAGTGCGGACAGAGGagttttcacgcacacacatatatatatgtgtgtgtatgtatatgtatatatatatatatatatatatatatatatatatatatatatatgtatatgtatatgtatatgtatatgtatatgtatatgtatatatatatatatatatatatatatttgtgtatatatatatatatatatgtgtgtgtacatatatatatatatatatataaatacatacgtgtgtgtgtgtgtgtgtgcgcgcgtgtgtgtgtgtgtgtgtgtgtgcatatacataaatgtgtaaatatatacatatatatgtattcatatacatatatatacatatacatgtaatcatatatatatatacatatatatgtaatcatatatctatacatatatatgtatgcatgtatgtatgtatgtatgtatgtatgtatatgtatgtatgtatgtatgtatgtatgtatgtatgtatgtatgtatgtatgtatgtatgtatgtatgtatgtatgtatgtatatatgtatgtatgtgtgtgtgtatgtatgtatctatgtatgcacgtatgtatgtatgtatgtatgtatgtaagtgtgtatgtatgtatgtatttatgtatctatgtatgcatgtatgtatgcatgtatgtgtgtgtctaagtgtgtatgtacacaaacacacacaaacacacagacacacacatacacacacacacacacacacacacacatatatatattatatatatatatatatgaatatttatacaaagGCGGCCTCCACGAAGCACCTGCGAGCGCTGACATTCCTCGCGTCTCAAGCCCAAGCCTGAGTTCCGTCGACTCGTCTGAACTTTCCTTTACCTCGCTCGCTCGGGAAAATTTACACGACAAATATCCAGGGGCGCGGCCGGAATCACACTTTTCATCCAGCGTATTGTCAGACCGATCTGTTAAGTGTGTAAGTAAAAATGCCCTGCTCTGTACATTTCACACTTCGCCATGCATTCATAcatcctttcattcattcattccactcaTGTGATccccttctctcgtctttctgcttctgtttctgtttgcagatctatctgtttgtctctgactctgtctctgtctctgtctctgtctctgtctctgtctctgtctctatctctctctatctctattactatatctgtctcactctctctctctctctctctctctgtatctctgtctctgtctctgtctctgtctctgtctctgtctctgtctctgtctctgtctctgtctctgtctctgtctctgtctctgtctctgtctctatctatatctctatctctatctctatctctatctctatctctatctctatctctatctccatctctatcgctttctctgtcttactctgtctctctctctgtctctgtctctctctctctccccatctccccctctctcccccatctcttcctctctccttggtCCTGAACAAAAAAACGTGAATCAGTAAACACGTCTTTTAAAACCGTAGCATCGTCATCAAACACCAGCGCCAATCGTGCCCGTGGCTCTCAAGTGAGAAGAATGAGTCACTTCCCAGCTCGAGGCATTCCCCGGCGCGTTAAAAGAGCGAAACATCAGTGTTGAGGTCGTGTTGGCATGCCTAGTCACGTGATCCTTCGTCTCGCTGTGGCGGCGGGGAATGTCAACAGAGCGGcggccgcgcgcgcgcgcctccGCCCGCGCTCCTGCTTGCTCTGCGCccgctctttccctttttttttttctctctttctccttcaccttctcctttctctttctctcgcaaacatacatacatatgtatatacatacatacttacatacatacatacttacatacatacatacatacacacatatatatataatataatataatgtgtgtatatatatatacatatgtacatatatctgtacatatacatatacatacatgtatacacacacacacacacacacaca
This sequence is a window from Penaeus chinensis breed Huanghai No. 1 chromosome 10, ASM1920278v2, whole genome shotgun sequence. Protein-coding genes within it:
- the LOC125029605 gene encoding uncharacterized protein LOC125029605 — protein: MILSLPPDTALENYVQVVGMASSSWGDGEWDPGDCECGGPPPPAFMVPPPPRPPAFPGGPSPEALLGFGGGDAADDCEGPFTCPALLGAREDHRSPTPRAPLAVVIVSAATLVVLVIVAAVIVCRLRGRGRSPKGCTELSGAIIYDDLPSAPSVVPARTRPRFKPVPLDGEEVLGMTMGVHLYTPEPRSAAPSEHLYQSISSGSETCSYSTSEAAPHDGRSLLRPPHPRGGLCPSPILPDTDSEDEPLGPGGVAPPSDNDTPNTSPNRSRYYCPSAPPHRCSPAGSGSDYESVYYVGGIRRERPLTPQERGLPPLPSRTDRFRIYFSVERGQRRPPGRRGSSGRRHSGHHHPLHPQPHHPPEAEPLYENLT